The following are encoded in a window of Acidobacteriota bacterium genomic DNA:
- a CDS encoding mersacidin/lichenicidin family type 2 lantibiotic: MKKQDIIRAWKDEEFRLSLNDEQRAQLPQNPAGVIELADDELRSVAGGDSCRCFCPDMVFPLSPEI, encoded by the coding sequence ATGAAGAAGCAAGACATCATCCGCGCCTGGAAGGACGAAGAGTTCCGCCTGAGCCTCAACGACGAGCAGCGGGCTCAGCTGCCGCAGAACCCCGCCGGCGTTATCGAGCTCGCCGACGACGAGCTCCGTTCGGTGGCCGGCGGCGACTCTTGCCGTTGTTTCTGTCCGGACATGGTCTTCCCCCTGTCCCCTGAGATATAG